From Micromonas commoda chromosome 3, complete sequence, a single genomic window includes:
- a CDS encoding predicted protein, giving the protein MSSPFSRDRTLEAMGGPSPQDLSDSMTEAERGLMGMTVQFEEDAEEDDEQGASFKSADDGRRSLNRVLTRSHSGRYESTSAGDVDEREKIDDDLLGDLGLSDFMLLAYTISNIYQRHKVRSRAAKLDDSQVVGHDETLLFVAIALYACAVLVLALNLMGGAIACRPTSVTLGAFASGSGGVSPGGHFEYGMDLVNRVCETQIKLETSQFWPVFTMVTFVLLFAGAGINAQFIKRYNRLHAIARGQYHSPLVGKDPVRKSEKVEGKFERFYLLFMIVKFIGIIIAGGMLAGFWYSILTFASISSKTVNGVTTYSGGNLLTRFGAICDASKLDFEEAFDAQYRCHLKGEAQMHYLKYFVVMASVLVIVISVYQSVLMILMHKSYEAWKRQFDELQAKKKEQDLPPESDLNPEQISMFKMTRGLVRLFMYYMKPSPPDGDLPSLIAKAMFGISPDEGELANISTKMLTEFASPQETSDMLMHVLRGALGDHIGESEDVRKIVLATVTAWKDSSTQRYLKGIVDTINAIHRDERDRVVGDGRAAAMMQSPSRRHGGGGPVQRRNPTPQTPR; this is encoded by the coding sequence ATGAGTTCGCCCTTCAGCAGGGATCGcacgctcgaggcgatgggCGGACCGAGCCCGCAAGACCTCTCCGATTCCATGACCGAGGCCGAACGCGGTCTCATGGGCATGACCGTGCagttcgaggaggacgcggaggaggacgacgagcaggGAGCCTCGTTCAAGAGCGCCGATGACGGGAGACGGAGCCTCAACAGGGTGCTCACGCGCTCGCACTCGGGCAGGTACGAgtccacgtccgcgggcgacgtggacgagcgcgagaagatcgacgacgacctcctGGGCGACCTCGGCCTGAGCGACTTCATGCTCCTGGCGTACACGATATCCAACATATACCAGAGGCACAAGGTGCGCTCGAGAGCCGCCAAGCTGGACGACTCGCAGGTGGTGGGCCACGACGAGACCTTACTcttcgtcgccatcgcgctgtACGCGTGCGCGGTGCTGGTTCTGGCGCTCAACCTGATGGGCGGCGCCATAGCGTGCAGGCCCACGTCCGTGACcctcggcgccttcgcctctggaagcggcggcgtctcgccCGGCGGGCACTTCGAGTACGGGATGGACCTCGTCAACCGCGTGTGCGAGACCCAGATCAAGCTGGAGACGTCCCAGTTCTGGCCGGTGTTCACCATGGTCACGTTTGTCCTgctcttcgccggcgccgggatcAACGCGCAGTTCATCAAGAGGTACAATCGGCTTcacgccatcgcgcgaggCCAGTACCACTCGCCGCTGGTGGGGAAGGACCCGGTGCGAAAGTCCGAGAAGGTCGAGGGTAAGTTCGAACGCTTCTACCTGCTGTTCATGATCGTCAAGTTCATCGGGATCATCATCGCGGGAGGCATGCTCGCGGGGTTCTGGTACTCTATCCTGACCTTCGCCAGCATCTCGAGCAAGACGGTGAACGGCGTCACCACGTACAGCGGCGGTAACCTGCTGACGCGATTTGGCGCCATCTGCGACGCGTCCAAGCTCGACTtcgaggaggcgttcgacgcgcaGTACCGGTGCCACCTCAAGGGCGAGGCGCAGATGCACTACCTCAAGTACTTCGTCGTGATGGCCTCGGTGCTGGTCATCGTCATCTCCGTGTACCAGAGCGTGTTGATGATTTTGATGCACAAGTCGTACGAAGCCTGGAAGAGACAGTTTGACGAGCTGCaggccaagaagaaggagcaGGACCTGCCGCCCGAGAGCGACCTGAACCCCGAGCAGATAAGTATGTTCAAAATGACGCGCGGGCTGGTCAGGCTGTTCATGTACTACATGAAACCGAGCCCGCCGGACGGAGACCTCCCGTCGTTGATCGCCAAGGCCATGTTCGGCATCTCccccgacgagggcgagctcgccaacATCAGCACCAAGATGCTCACCGAGTTCGCCAGCCCGCAGGAGACGAGCGACATGCTCATGCACGTGCTGAGAGGGGCGCTCGGAGACCACATCGGCGAGAGCGAGGACGTCCGGAAGATTGTCCTCGCCACGGTCACCGCGTGGAAGGACTCCTCGACGCAGAGGTACCTGAAGGGCATAGTGGACACGATCAACGCGATCCACAGGGACGAGAGGGACAGGGTCGTCGGAGAcgggagggcggcggcgatgatgcaatcgccgtcgaggcggcacgggggcggcgggccggTTCAACGGAGGAACCCCACTCCGCAGACGCCGAGGTAG
- the SELO gene encoding selenoprotein O (Selenoprotein O, known as YdiU in bacteria. Both members of the SelO family. Blast hits are mainly YdiU, but blast to eukaryotes gives Sel O), which yields MDAAPSVLGLAARADHSWTRHLNPDPDTDANAPNRKSRQVKSGHYVRVDPTPLRQPETVIYSPDMIKRLGIDEADVKAPNGERFARFFSGDKSAVPGMDTWATPYALSIMGQRQVSNCPFGTGNGYGDGRAVSVGEVLGPDGVRWEMQLKGGGPTPFCRGADGRAVLRSSIREFLASEAMHALGVDTTRALSLVVSRGGDVARRPWYDPNADKDASAESISMDDPRLARYPDDVKRQIIRQFASQKRDPDVMIVETCAITTRVAPSFTRVGHVDLFGRRASRAGAGTAQMDELRKMVRHAIFREFPEILNESSAGDDADDGDGDVTPEQVAAFLVSSGAAIADLVCGWLRVGFCQGNFNADNCLVGGRTMDYGPFGWMDAYDPLFAKWTGSGEHFAFMNQPGAGLANFAVLAASCAPLLKGGEDEAQAIVERMQGEMEQKVADVWRVKLGLRESQRAAAAKLFDYKLEPLMRDSNVDYTLVFRQLAECLKLPHDVSDDDLLEPLACAFYDSPNNFYDEGTRAKWCDFVRSWRDEVAGSNPNTTSTIEAMNKVNPAYVLREWMLVDAYTAAKERDDFSVLEELFELTRTPYELGSETMQEKYYRRAPDRALKAGGTAFMS from the coding sequence atggacgcggctCCGTCCGTGCTCGGCCTCGCGGCACGCGCAGACCACAGCTGGACCAGGCACCTCAACCCCGATCCCGACACCGACGCCAACGCCCCCAACAGAAAGTCGCGGCAGGTGAAGAGCGGCCACTACGTCAGGGTCGATCCCACCCCGCTTCGCCAGCCCGAGACGGTGATTTACTCCCCGGACATGATCAAAAGgctcggcatcgacgaggcggacgtcaAGGCGCCCAACGGCGAGCGGTTCGCGCGGTTCTTCTCGGGCGACAAGTCCGCCGTACCCGGCATGGACACCTGGGCGACGCCGTACGCGCTCTCCATCATGGGTCAGAGGCAGGTGAGCAACTGCCCCTTCGGCACCGGCAACGGatacggcgacgggcgcgccgtctccgtcggcgAAGTCCtcggccccgacggcgtgcggTGGGAGATGCAGCTCAAGGGCGGCGGGCCGACGCCGTTttgccgcggcgccgacggccgagCGGTGCTCCGATCGTCCATTCGCGAGTTTTTAGCCTCTGAGGCGATGCACGCGCTGGGGGTGGacacgacgcgggcgctgTCGCTGGTGGTGtcccggggcggcgacgtggcgcGCAGGCCGTGGTACGACCCTAACGCGGACaaggacgcgtccgcggagagCATCTCGATGGACGAtccgaggctggcgaggtACCCGGATGACGTCAAACGGCAGATCATCCGGCAGTTCGCGAGCCAGAAGAGGGACCCGGACGTGATGATCGTGGAGACGTGCGCCATcaccacgcgcgtcgcgccgtcgttcacCAGAGTTGGGCACGTCGACCTGTTCGGCAGACGGGCGTCCAGAGCGGGCGCTGGGACGGCGCAGATGGACGAGCTGCGCAAGATGGTGCGACACGCGATTTTCCGCGAGTTTCCCGAGATTCTGAATGAatcctccgcgggcgacgacgccgacgacggcgacggggacgtgaCGCCCGAGCAAGTGGCCGCCTTCCTCGTGTCGTCGGgtgccgccatcgccgacttGGTGTGCGGGTGGCTCAGGGTTGGTTTCTGCCAGGGTAACTTCAACGCGGACAACTGCCTCGTGGGCGGCAGGACCATGGATTACGGACCTTTCGGATGGATGGACGCGTACGACCCCTTATTCGCCAAGTGGACCGGAAGCGGCGAGCACTTCGCGTTCATGAACcagcccggcgcggggctcgccaatttcgcggtgctcgccgcgtcgtgcgcgccgctGCTGAAGGGTGGAGAGGACGAGGCGCAGGCCATCGTCGAGCGAATGCAGGGCGAGATGGAGCAAAAGGTGGCGGACGTGTGGCGTGTAAAGCTCGGTTTGCGGGAgtcgcagcgcgccgccgccgccaagctcTTCGACTACAAGCTCGAGCCGCTGATGCGGGACAGTAACGTGGACTACACGTTGGTGTTCAGGCAGCTCGCGGAGTGCCTCAAGCTCCCACACGACgtctcggacgacgacctgCTCGAGCCCCTCGCTTGCGCCTTTTACGACTCGCCAAACAACTTCTACGACGAGGGCACCAGGGCCAAGTGGTGCGACTTTGTGCGCTCCTGGAGGGACgaggtcgcgggttcgaaccccAACACGACCAGCACGATCGAGGCGATGAACAAGGTGAACCCGGCGTACGTGCTGCGCGAGTGGatgctcgtcgacgcgtacacggcggcgaaggaaaGAGACGATTTCTcggtgctcgaggagctgtTCGAGCTGACGAGGACCCCGTACGAGCTCGGGAGCGAGACGATGCAGGAGAAGTACTacaggcgcgcgccggaccGGGCGTTAAAGGCGGGAGGGACCGCGTTCATGTCCTGA
- a CDS encoding predicted protein encodes MGGEKRAYDGGGGKKNKKAFYGRPKTLATIPYDAMGYIVTSDAGRERYSWRDTVRNLNDTYESIFPEEAAAAAAAQSEKVADDSKDASDKLAAELAELKESGGDEAADFARAERFKHVNLDLKACVFVRMKWEATRKINPSELVRRMLTNTRDKGEPVSRHTLRIVPVEKVCFAAVEDVVKAAKPLIDEAFPAHCEEGKEKTFAVVFNSRANSTLRRSELVPEIANLVPEPHKVELGKPELVVLVEAVKGVATVAVVKDYYGLLKYNQRLLSMNEEERQAERARRRRGQG; translated from the exons ATGGGAGGCGAAAAGCGCGCctacgacggcggcggcggaaagAAGAACAAGAAAGCTTTCTACGGCAGG CCCAAGACGTTGGCCACCATCCCGTACGATGCGATGGGATACATCGTGACCTCCGACGCCGGGAGGGAGAGGTACTCTTGGCGCGATACCGTCCGCAACCTCAACGACACGTACGAGTCGATCTTccccgaggaggccgccgccgccgctgctgcgCAGTCCGAGAAGGTCGCCGACGACAGCAAGGACGCCAGCgacaagctcgccgcggagctcgcagAACTCaaggagagcggcggcgacgaggccgcggacTTCGCCAGGGCCGAGAGGTTCAAGCACGTCAACCTCGACCTGAAGGCGTGCGTGTTTGTTCGCATGAAGTGGGAGGCTACCCGGAAGATCAATCCCTCGGAGCTGGTGCGTCGCATGCTGACGAACACCCGGGACAAGGGCGAGCCCGTCTCCAGACACACGCTGAGGATCGTACCCGTGGAGAAGGTgtgcttcgccgcggtggaggacgtcgtcaaggcggccaagcccctcatcgacgaggcgttTCCGGCGCATTGCGAAGAGGGAAAGGAGAAGACGTTTGCCGTCGTGTTCAACTCTCGGGCCAACTCCACTTTGAGGCGAAGCGAGTTGGTGCCCGAGATCGCCAACCTCGTGCCGGAGCCGCACAAGGTGGAGCTCGGCAAACCGGAGCTGGTGGTGCTCGTCGAGGCTGTCAAGGGCGtggcgaccgtcgccgtcgtgaaGGATTACTACGGGTTGCTAAAGTACAACCAGCGGCTGCTCTCGAtgaacgaggaggagaggcaggcggagcgcgcgcg ccgacggcgaggacaaGGGTGA
- a CDS encoding heat shock protein 70 (HSP70) yields the protein MTLGIDLGTTYSVAATCDKGEVSVVVDDAIGSMGASANDAAVVEVGSVVGAKAAALRDAVPALTVYDAKRLIGREFDDPVVQEELEHLPFHVVENQIQPRPRDAAIGATMQGKALPYKRLMPSDRANLVVIPPEEVGARILSHLKRHSERSLPFFRRNLGFTFGSLTVSVPVGFTKAQRAATLRAATRAGFATARLLEEPVAAAIAYGLHEDDVERTVIVYDLGGGTLDVAVLRLERSSKTFLVLGTSGDPHLGGEDFDRALVGWLWRELNSEGFRAPADDELSLSRWEETALRVMERAKRALSESERVGDEDSWDEDPPGLTCTTRWLTRDDLATSCATLVDRAMAPVREALRNAGNVDPDEIDDVVIVGGSSRLAVIRQRLSEAFHGRDIHHTVNPDTAIAVGAARSYAC from the exons ATGACGCTCGGGATCGACCTCGGTACCACCTactcggtggcggcgacgtgcgacaAGGGCGAGGTCTCCGTGGTGGTGGACGATGCGATCGGATCGatgggcgcg TCCgccaacgacgccgccgtcgtggagGTTGGGAGCGTGGTtggcgccaaggctgcggcgctgcgggacgccgtccccgcgctcaccgtGTACGACGCGAAGCGACTCATCGGCCGCGAGTTCGACGATCCCGTGGTGCAGGAGGAGCTGGAGCACCTCCCGttccacgtcgtcgagaaCCAGATTCAGCCGAggccgagggacgccgcgatcggggcGACGATGCAGGGCAAGGCGCTCCCGTACAAGCGGCTGATGCCGAGCGACCGAGCCAACCTGGTGGTCATCCCGCCGGAGGAGGTTGGCGCGAGGATCTTGTCGCACCTCAAGCGGCACTCGGAGCGTTCGCTGCCATTCTTCCGACGTAACCTCGGGTTCACGTTCGGGTCGCTCACGGTGTCGGTGCCCGTCGGGTTCACCaaggcgcagcgcgcggcgacgctgagAGCCGCCACACGGGCCGGGTTCGCAACCGCCCGGCTGCTGGAGGAACCCGTTGCGGCGGCGATAGCGTACGGTTTacacgaggacgacgtggaaCGCACGGTGATCGTGTACGaccttggcggcggcacgTTGGACGTGGCGGTGCTGAGGCTGGAGCGGAGCAGTAAGACGTTCTTGGTGTTGGGTACGTCGGGGGATCCGCACTTGGGGGGTGAGGATttcgaccgcgcgctggtCGGGTGGCTCTGGCGGGAGTTAAACTCGGAGGGGTTCCGCGCTCCGGCGGATGACGAGCTCTCGCTCTCGCGTTGGGAGGAGACGGCGCTGCGGGTCATGGAACGCGCGAAGCGGGCGCTGTCGGAGAGCGAGCGCGTGGGG GACGAGGATTCGTGGGATGAGGACCCGCCGGGGCTGACGTGCACCACGCGGTGGCTCacccgcgacgacctcgcgacgtcgtgcgcgacACTGGTGGATCGGGCCATGGCTCCGGTGCGGGAGGCGCTTCGCAACGCGGGGAACGTCGACCCGGATgagatcgacgacgtcgtcatcgtcggcggaTCGTCCAGGCTCGCGGTCATCAGGCAGAGGCTCAGCGAGGCGTTCCACGGCAGAGACATTCACCACACGGTCAACCCGGACACCGCCATagcggtgggcgccgcgaggagctaCGCGTGCTAG
- a CDS encoding predicted protein, translated as MASKGGTRAAGTDGNDFQYRQRVDSKYQKAAVARKSIKSALSALVVFHPLMAAWAVLPSTLTGAELDEYNVPFSSLAFVGFVLVVTTMSMVGSNKTIQPENLESMCKAILVTGVLNLTAGVLMRVQVDDENLLMRRFADLVARETGAKDSAALTPVATAIELGLLVAGLLLALAVSKHGKALASTASKTR; from the coding sequence atggcttCCAAGGGCGGCACCCGGGCTGCGGGCACGGACGGTAACGACTTCCAGTACCGTCAGCGCGTCGATAGCAAGTACCAGAAAGCCGCCGTGGCGCGCAAGTCCATCAAgagcgcgctctccgcgctggTGGTTTTCCATCCCTTGATGGCCGCGTGGGCGGTGCTCCCCTCGACGCTCACCGGCGCTGAGCTGGACGAGTACAACGTCCCGTTCTCGTCGTTAGCGTTCGTGgggttcgtcctcgtcgtcacgACGATGTCCATGGTGGGATCCAACAAGACGATCCAGCCGGAGAACCTGGAGAGCATGTGCAAGGCGATCCTCGTCACCGGAGTGCTCAACCTCACAGCCGGAGTGCTCATGCGCGTccaggtggacgacgagaacCTGCTGATGCGAAGGTtcgccgacctcgtcgcgagggagacgggcgcgaaggactccgccgcgctcacccccgtcgcgacggcgatcgaGCTTGGcctgctcgtcgcgggcttgctcctggcgctcgcggtgagcAAGCACGGCAAAGCtctggcgtcgacggcgtccaagACGCGCTGA
- a CDS encoding predicted protein encodes MSAVAFGANRVALKSGVRARPAARRTAVAVHAAHDSKGDKIRARLASASLAAALVLAPVAVAPMPAFAEGCQSSCEAECLKIAPGSKDYCASACSDECSAMKEEGKSDEEMTQTTGAFGSVREKGDFENLLDKMLDSQKVFFVGPSSAMKAQAGK; translated from the coding sequence ATGTCCGCCGTCGCATTCGGCGCCAACCGCGTTGCCCTCAAGTCGGGCGTCAGggcccgtcccgccgcgcgccgtaccgccgtcgccgtccacgccgcgcatGATTCCAAGGGGGATAAGATCcgggcgcgcctcgcgtccgcatccttggcggccgcgctcgtgctcgcacccgtcgccgtcgcgccgatgcCCGCTTTCGCCGAGGGATGCCAGTCCTCGTGCGAGGCCGAGTGTCTGAAGATCGCCCCGGGGTCCAAGGACTACTGCGCCAGCGCGTGCTCCGACGAGTGCTCGGCCATGAAGGAGGAGGGCAagagcgacgaggagatgACGCAGACCACCGGGGCGTTCGGGTCGGTGAGGGAGAAGGGAGACTTCGAGAACCTTCTGGATAAGATGCTGGACAGCCAGAAGGTGTTCTTTGTCGGCCCGAGCAGCGCGATGAAGGCGCAGGCGGGCAAGTGA
- a CDS encoding predicted protein, whose amino-acid sequence SVYLLAALLAATGFELATADYHHGDLVPTARRAQFHGQRTHWHDLTARHCPKFGEDHAVAVPIPKPTSWREDDEYKISLSFEGDRHLTGWLLRGDEDPGVVPMLDIEITHGRGEIRAVKADTVAVGRKYLKTHRSLVEEFHNHTVWPKHLLVRYRWTEKTDVDAKFSSTVLLG is encoded by the exons TCCGTGTATCTCCTGGCGGCGctcctggcggcgacggggttcgagctcgcgacggcggactaCCACCACGGCGATCTCGTGCccaccgcgaggcgcgcgcagTTCCACGGGCAACGGACGCACTGGCACGACCTCACGGCGCGGCACTGCCCGAAGTTCGGCGAGGaccacgcggtggcggtgccCATCCCAAAGCCCACGTCGTGgagggaggacgacgagtacAAGATCTCGCTGTCCTTCGAAGGGGACAGGCACCTCACCGGGTGGCTCCTG cgcggggacgaggacccgGGCGTCGTGCCCATGTTGGACATCGAGATCACGCACGGCCGCGGGGAGATCAGGGCGGTCAAGGCGGACACCGTCGCGGTGGGGCGCAAGTACCTCAAGACGCACCGATCGCTCGTGGAGGAATTCCACAACCACACCGTGTGGCCGAAGCACCTGTTGGTCAGGTACAGGTGGACAGAGAAGACAGACGTGGACGCCAAGTTTAGCAGTACCGTGCTGCTCGGC
- a CDS encoding predicted protein, translated as MSGIFRGVAGVIGRVSTAASTSASRWSLASNAAPSLPSLPAHIAPIATLTTLTAESRFLAWHPALACAVRGKKTGGMTVYVGDNNDVDRALRKLRRMMIGEGLVQEMKDRRYFRKGSDKRVEARSMREYKTRKQTLRRRLGWIMHRKERGF; from the coding sequence ATGTCCGGGATCTTccgaggcgtcgccggcgtcatcGGTCGTGTTTCGACCGCagcgtccacctccgcgtcgcgctggtcgctcgcgtccaacgccgcgccgtccctccCGTCTCTCCCGGCGCACATCGCCCCGATCGCAACCCTAACGACGCTGACGGCCGAGTCGAGGTTTCTCGCGTGGcatcccgcgctcgcctgcgccgtccgcggcaaGAAGACCGGGGGGATGACCGTTTACGTCGGCGACAACAACGACGTggaccgcgcgctgcgcAAGCTGAGGAGGATGATGATCGGCGAGGGGCTGGTGCAGGAGATGAAGGATCGCAGGTACTTTCGGAAAGGATCGGACAAGCGGGTGGAGGCGCGGAGCATGCGCGAGTACAAGACGCGCAAGCAGACGCTGCGTCGGAGGCTGGGATGGATCATGCACCGCAAGGAGCGCGGGTTCTAG
- a CDS encoding predicted protein, whose protein sequence is MKSGGGVLLVSTLQLIVGLIILFIYEGYKGRYLSHSGESPPPEQVPNGANETIIYEGGGGLMATTPMDGIFVYSIVINVFALCGLAGMMSQNKHLVLGFFAYNAVNLVVSFSIFVDVCTTIGVRNKATADSVPYARGVAAFLFFNFYRGRGTR, encoded by the exons ATGAAGTCAGGTGGTGGAGTCCTGCTGGTGTCGACCCTTCAGCTCATCGTCGGGCTGATAATCCTGTTCATCTACGAGGGCTACAAGGGACGCTACCTCAGCCACTCGGGCgagtcgcctcctccggaaCAGGTGCCCAACGGAGCGAACGAGACGATTATCTACGAAGGGGGTGGCGGCCTCATGGCGACGACACCGATGGATGGGATATTCGTGTACAGCATCGTGATAAACGTATTCGCTCTGTGCGGTCTCGCGGGGATGATGTCGCAGAACAAGCACCTCGTGCTGGGGTTCTTCGCGTACAACGCGGTCAACTTGGTCGTGTCGTTCTCCATCTTCGTGGATGTTTGCACCACGATTGGCGTGAGGAacaaggcgacggcggactcGGTGCCTTACGCCAGGGGGGTCGCGGCGTTCCTGTTCTTCAACTTCT ATCGGGGGAGGGGTACTCGGTGA
- a CDS encoding predicted protein (Encodes a prasinophyte-specific homeobox protein.), whose protein sequence is MSLEEKQAAALRRRRRAFLDEVERIKKRQGGITKSQEQILEGVYELEPIPDWRTEARLAMQLGLDSLAVTAWFKARRKKQKRANIRYWYTVIVGVLFVLGLVLYFHELGGLSDMLKKRRLGGPPNKRFFTKSGLPRPYRVKPPGAKRFQAPKDPPKNQKKDAAAGSGGGDSGGKDSAKAKSSSSSSFFGGSATKASTVRYAKPTYEQEAAGRRRNE, encoded by the coding sequence ATGTCGTTGGAAGAGAAGCaagcggcggcgctgcgccgacgccggcgcgcgttCCTGGATGAGGTCGAGCGCATCAAGAAGAGGCAGGGAGGCATCACAAAGTCGCAGGAGCAGATCCTCGAGGGGGTGTACGAGCTCGAACCCATCCCGGACTGGCGAACCGAGGCTCGACTGGCGATGCAgctcgggctcgactcgctcgcggtcaccgcgtgGTTCAAGGCGCGGCGGAAGAAGCAGAAGCGGGCGAACATACGGTACTGGTACACCGTCATCGTGGGGGTGCTTTTCGTCTTGGGTCTCGTGCTCTACttccacgagctcggcgggctGTCGGACATGCTGAAGAAGAGGCGACTGGGCGGGCCACCGAACAAGCGGTTCTTCACCAAGTCGGGTCTGCCGCGCCCGTACAGGGTCaagccgccgggcgcgaagaGGTTCCAGGCCCCGAAGGACCCGCCGAAGAATCagaagaaggacgccgccgccggctccggcggcggcgacagcggGGGCAAGGACTCCGCAAAGGCCaaatcgtcgtcgagctcgtcgttcttcggcgggtcggcgacgaaggcgtccACGGTGCGGTACGCGAAGCCGACGTACGagcaggaggcggcgggcagACGACGGAATGAGTGA
- a CDS encoding predicted protein gives MSKRRRQLVDLGDRVDEDCGGNAGGAAIGFNYDAEDPIAAAIARKAAKEKKCALGGLLGAYVDDDDDEETEGAAKEPPHPWKKLRDAATGHDYYWNQDDGSVSWTLPSSGADANVKDGDATAAGAETAANGDAGEAAPDGADTPVAKFEIPMPKPDVRTFADLLLAQANEAPGLRDAVAAVAPLVRLVLDIQRRVEDYERGGKGGAGDAANQLEDAALDALREAERRLPHAVEAFKADRAKLAAAEVARRVAAARAVAGAAPRRASTDGIKPSTDGVTPRSTKGKLAGVGRGADVAADVTDVTHAPPPPPPPNDEDDDAPPPPPPPKHVIAAGPAPARRDDGAGSRAIAEPSASVDVKSHSQSRQPRAQPAPSRMFVSKPPSASEIDKWNRAKAEREEEELRAEAARTATTTDPAQMAARRRFEVERWMEKEKRTGAGADNPNFTPTVGDWRTRVVSARRRREREEAEARTAEDDRAVSHGGGTDDDDAMNPPKASNAATSTTAAADAAAAAAGVDLAAASASLPADWRAFYDATSGEVYYGNATTGETSWDRP, from the coding sequence atgagcAAGCGTCGGAGGCAGCTCGTGgacctcggcgaccgcgtcgacgaggattGCGGGGGAAACGCGGGGGGTGCCGCCATCGGTTTCAActacgacgccgaggaccccatagccgccgcgatcgcccgcaAGGCTGCGAAGGAGAAGAAatgcgcgctcggcgggctTCTCGGTGCGTACGTggatgacgatgacgacgaggagacggaggGAGCCGCGAAGGAACCGCCGCATCCCTGGAAGAaactgcgcgacgccgccaccgggcACGACTACTACTGGAACCAGGACGACGGTTCGGTGTCTTGGACCCTGCCCtcgtccggcgccgacgcgaacgtaaaggacggcgacgccaccgccgcgggagccgagaccgcggcgaacggcgacgccggcgaggcggcacccgacggcgcggacacTCCCGTCGCCAAGTTCGAGATCCCAATGCCCAAGCCAGACGTGAGGACATTCGCGGACCTGCTCCTCGCCCAGGCAAACGAGGCACCGGGGCTTCgagacgcggtcgccgccgtggcgccgCTCGTGCGGCTGGTGTTGGACATCCAACGACGCGTGGAGGACTACGAACGCGGTggcaagggcggcgccggcgacgcggcgaatcaactcgaggacgccgcgcttgATGCGCTCAGGGAAGCAGAGCGGAGACTACCTCACGCGGTCGAGGCGTTCAAGGCGGATCGAGccaagctggcggcggcggaggtggccaggcgcgtggccgccgcaagggcggtggcgggcgcggcgccgaggcgggcgtcgacggatgGGATTAAACCCTCGACGGATGGCGTTACGCCCAGGTCGACCAAGGGAAAACTCGCTGGCGTGGGCCGCGGGGCGGACGTGGCAGCGGACGTAACGGACGTAACGCAcgcgccacccccgccgccgccgccgaacgacgaggacgatgacgcgcctccaccgccgcctccgcccaagcacgtcatcgccgcgggtcccgcacccgcgcggagggacgacggggcgggCTCCCGCGCAATCGCCGagccctccgcgtcggtggacGTTAAATCGCATTCGCAgtcgcggcagccgcgggcgcAGCCGGCTCCGAGCAGGATGTTCGTGTCcaagccgccgagcgcgtccgagATTGACAAGTGGAACCGCGCCAAGGccgagcgggaggaggaggagctccgggcggaggctgcgaggacggcgacgacgacggatccgGCGCAGATGGCGGCGAGACGGAGGTTCGAGGTTGAGCGGTGGATGGAAAAGGAAAagaggacgggggcgggggcggataACCCCAACTTTACCCCAACCGTGGGTGACTGGAGGACACGCGTCgtgtcggcgaggaggcggcgcgagagggaggaggcggaggcgaggacggcggaggacgaccgggcggtgagtcacgGGGGTGGgacagacgacgacgacgcgatgaatCCGCCGAAAGCGTCGAatgcggcgacgtcgacaaccgccgccgcggacgccgccgccgcagccgcgggcgtcgacttggccgcggcgtccgcgtcgttaCCCGCGGACTGGCGCGCCTTCTACGACGCCACGAGCGGGGAGGTTTACTACGGCAACGCGACGACCGGGGAGACGTCGTGGGATAGACCGTGA